The proteins below are encoded in one region of Clostridium pasteurianum DSM 525 = ATCC 6013:
- a CDS encoding O-methyltransferase: protein MSGITFDYNEEYIRGLIYEESDILREIEEFAHKNRVPIVQKETARFLELMLTIKRPLNILELGTAIGYSAILMSMYSSKNSKITTIERDISMIEEAKKNIKKYNLQNRIEIKQGDCLEVLKELKDNEYDFIFMDAGKGHYNHFLPECLRLMNKDAVIVADNVLFRGMVANNELVKRRKITIVKRMRNYLDMVSRNKELITSVVPMGDGIAITTRRKY from the coding sequence ATGAGTGGAATTACCTTTGATTATAATGAAGAATACATTAGAGGACTTATTTATGAAGAATCTGATATATTAAGAGAAATAGAAGAATTTGCCCATAAAAATCGTGTGCCTATAGTTCAAAAGGAAACCGCAAGATTTTTAGAATTAATGCTCACTATAAAAAGACCTTTAAATATATTGGAGTTAGGTACGGCAATTGGATATTCAGCTATATTGATGAGTATGTATTCTAGTAAAAATTCAAAAATAACAACTATTGAACGTGATATAAGTATGATAGAAGAAGCTAAAAAGAATATAAAAAAATATAATCTACAGAATAGGATAGAAATAAAACAAGGAGATTGTCTAGAAGTTTTAAAAGAATTAAAAGATAATGAATACGACTTTATATTTATGGATGCAGGAAAAGGCCATTATAATCACTTTCTTCCAGAGTGTTTAAGACTTATGAATAAAGATGCTGTTATTGTAGCAGACAATGTCTTATTTAGGGGTATGGTGGCAAATAATGAACTTGTAAAGAGAAGAAAGATTACTATTGTAAAGAGAATGAGAAATTATTTGGATATGGTTTCAAGAAATAAAGAACTCATAACATCTGTAGTCCCTATGGGAGATGGGATAGCTATTACTACAAGGAGGAAATATTAG
- the mltG gene encoding endolytic transglycosylase MltG has protein sequence MKRKYKSKIIICISIVIITLLFFFIYIVNSLNHPFKVTNNKEFEIKSGDTLYGVISNLDSKGLIRNPIIIKAYVKYKKVPGNIKPGLYTLSSNLTVEKFINNINNGAFDKNTVFVTIPEGYDLLQIAELLDKKGVIAKEDFIKANNNYKLPNYINKNNNRKYKLEGYLFPDTYQLKKNMSGEKVINLMLTHFEKRFSALLKENNISLDKSKYDNIITMASIVEGEAKKDDERSIIASVFYNRLNKNMKLQSCATVEYALGYHKDKLYNKDLEIKSNYNTYYVNGLPAGPICNPGLKSIEAALKPKNTNYIYFVSNNDGTHFFTDNYKKFEEVKNITQGSN, from the coding sequence ATGAAAAGAAAATATAAAAGTAAAATAATTATTTGTATTTCTATAGTTATTATAACATTACTTTTTTTCTTCATATACATAGTAAACTCATTGAATCATCCTTTTAAGGTTACTAATAATAAAGAGTTTGAAATAAAAAGTGGAGATACTCTTTATGGAGTAATATCTAATCTTGACTCTAAAGGTCTTATTAGAAATCCTATAATTATAAAGGCTTATGTAAAATATAAAAAAGTTCCCGGCAATATTAAACCGGGACTTTATACTCTTTCAAGTAACTTGACTGTAGAAAAATTTATAAATAATATAAATAATGGTGCTTTTGATAAAAATACAGTATTTGTTACTATACCAGAAGGGTATGATTTATTACAAATTGCAGAATTATTAGATAAAAAAGGTGTTATAGCTAAGGAAGATTTTATAAAGGCAAATAATAATTATAAACTTCCTAATTATATAAATAAAAATAATAATAGAAAATATAAGTTAGAGGGATATCTTTTCCCAGATACTTATCAATTGAAAAAAAATATGTCTGGAGAAAAGGTAATAAATTTAATGTTAACACATTTTGAAAAACGATTTAGTGCTTTATTAAAAGAGAATAATATATCTTTAGATAAATCAAAATATGATAATATAATTACTATGGCATCTATAGTTGAAGGAGAAGCTAAAAAAGATGATGAAAGAAGTATAATAGCTTCAGTCTTTTACAATAGATTAAATAAAAATATGAAACTTCAATCCTGTGCTACGGTGGAGTATGCATTGGGTTATCATAAAGATAAATTGTATAATAAAGATTTAGAAATTAAATCTAATTATAATACCTATTATGTAAATGGATTACCAGCAGGACCTATATGTAATCCAGGATTAAAATCTATAGAAGCAGCTTTAAAACCTAAAAATACCAATTATATTTATTTTGTATCAAATAATGATGGAACTCACTTCTTCACAGACAATTATAAGAAATTTGAAGAGGTTAAAAACATTACTCAAGGTTCCAATTAG
- the typA gene encoding translational GTPase TypA, which yields MELFTRSDIRNIAIIAHVDHGKTTLVDSLLKQSHVFRSNEKIQERVMDSNDLEKERGITILSKNTSVIHKGIKINIVDTPGHADFGGEVERVLKMVDSVLLLVDAFEGPMPQTKFVLKKALELGLRPIVVVNKIDKPNARPTEVIDEVFDLFVELGADDQQLEFPIIYASARDGIAKYEVEDDNDNMEPLFDTIIEHVKAPTGYLDAPFQMLVTTIDSNEYVGRIGIGKVERGRLKKNQQAALIRKDGTTENVKISSLYVYEGLKRVETDEVMIGDIAVVAGIQDVNIGETIADAANPEALPFVEIDEPTLSMYFIVNNSPFAGREGDFVTSRHIRDRLNKELETNVSLRVEETDSADSFKVSGRGELHLSILIETMRREGFEFQVSKPMVIYKEKDGKKLEPIENLTIDVPEEFMGVVMEKLGPRKAELKNMTSAINGYTRLEFRIPSRGLIGFRNEFMTDTKGNGIMNSVLDGYEQYKGEIPERSRGSLVVFEPGTAVTYGLYNAQERGKLFIEAGTEVYAGMIAGECSRAEDIDVNVCKKKHLSNTRSSGSDDALKLVPVGDMTLERCLEFIASDELVEITPKSIRMRKRILDSNLRKRASRNK from the coding sequence ATGGAATTATTTACTAGAAGTGACATAAGAAATATAGCTATAATAGCACACGTTGACCATGGTAAGACAACACTTGTAGATTCGCTTTTAAAGCAGAGTCACGTATTTAGAAGTAATGAAAAAATTCAAGAAAGAGTTATGGACTCTAATGATTTAGAGAAAGAAAGAGGAATAACAATACTTTCAAAAAATACATCAGTAATACATAAAGGTATCAAAATTAATATTGTAGATACTCCAGGCCACGCAGATTTTGGTGGAGAAGTTGAGCGTGTATTGAAAATGGTTGATAGTGTTCTATTATTAGTAGATGCTTTTGAAGGACCTATGCCACAGACAAAGTTTGTTTTGAAAAAGGCTTTAGAACTTGGATTAAGGCCAATAGTTGTAGTAAATAAAATAGATAAACCTAATGCTAGACCAACAGAAGTTATAGATGAAGTTTTTGATTTATTTGTAGAATTGGGAGCTGATGATCAGCAACTTGAATTTCCAATAATTTATGCTTCTGCAAGAGATGGTATAGCTAAGTATGAAGTAGAAGATGATAATGACAACATGGAACCTTTATTTGATACAATAATTGAGCACGTAAAGGCACCAACTGGGTATTTAGACGCTCCTTTCCAAATGCTTGTAACTACTATTGATTCTAATGAATATGTGGGAAGAATAGGTATAGGAAAAGTAGAAAGAGGAAGATTAAAAAAGAATCAACAGGCTGCTCTTATTAGAAAAGATGGAACTACAGAAAATGTTAAAATATCATCACTTTATGTATATGAGGGCCTAAAGAGAGTAGAAACTGATGAGGTTATGATAGGTGATATAGCTGTTGTTGCTGGTATACAGGATGTAAACATTGGTGAAACTATAGCTGATGCCGCAAATCCAGAAGCACTTCCATTTGTAGAAATAGATGAGCCTACTCTAAGTATGTATTTTATAGTAAACAATTCTCCTTTTGCAGGTAGAGAAGGTGATTTCGTTACTTCAAGACATATAAGAGACAGATTAAATAAAGAATTAGAGACAAATGTAAGTCTTCGTGTGGAAGAAACAGATTCCGCTGATTCTTTTAAAGTAAGCGGAAGAGGAGAATTACATCTTTCAATATTAATAGAAACTATGAGAAGAGAAGGATTTGAATTCCAAGTTTCAAAGCCAATGGTTATATATAAAGAAAAAGATGGTAAAAAACTTGAACCTATAGAGAATTTAACTATTGATGTTCCAGAAGAATTTATGGGCGTAGTTATGGAAAAACTAGGACCTAGAAAAGCTGAACTTAAAAATATGACTTCAGCTATAAATGGTTATACAAGATTGGAATTTAGAATACCATCTAGAGGCCTTATTGGCTTTAGAAATGAGTTTATGACTGATACTAAGGGCAATGGTATAATGAATAGTGTACTTGATGGATATGAGCAATACAAAGGAGAAATACCTGAAAGAAGCAGAGGCTCTCTTGTAGTGTTTGAACCAGGAACAGCTGTAACTTATGGATTGTACAATGCACAGGAAAGAGGAAAACTCTTTATTGAAGCTGGTACAGAAGTTTATGCAGGAATGATAGCAGGAGAATGTTCAAGAGCTGAAGATATTGATGTTAATGTCTGCAAGAAGAAGCATCTTTCCAACACTAGGTCTTCTGGATCTGATGATGCGTTAAAATTAGTACCTGTAGGCGATATGACACTTGAGAGATGTCTTGAGTTTATAGCTTCTGATGAATTAGTGGAAATTACGCCTAAGAGTATAAGGATGAGAAAGAGAATATTAGATTCAAATCTTAGAAAAAGAGCAAGTAGAAATAAATAA